Proteins encoded in a region of the Solanum dulcamara chromosome 9, daSolDulc1.2, whole genome shotgun sequence genome:
- the LOC129903660 gene encoding uncharacterized mitochondrial protein AtMg00860-like yields the protein MEAEIRGLTPRVVSVGVSHMVGVLLGEAIHHSIQLVDQYRQPYILPMVDQQVLAFRAARLWGPAMFSKTYLRSGYHQLRIRESDIWYMVSKDEIMVGTVKIAAVCDCARTTSSIEVHSFIGLAGYYRRFVEGFSSIVAPLTILTQKNVHFKWFDECESSFLKLKNLLTSALIFTLLVEG from the exons ATGGAGGCAGAGATAAGAGGCCTCACCCCGAGGGTAGTTTCAGTGGGTGTCAGTCATATGGTAGGGGTTCTTTTGGGAGAGGCTATCCACCACAGTATCCAACTAGTAGACCAGTATAGGCAGCCTTACATCTTACCAATGGTGGATCAGCAGGTGTTGGCATTCAGAGCTGCCAGACTTTGG GGTCCAGCAATGTTCTCTAAGACATACTTGAGGTCAGGGTATCACCAACTGAGGATTAGGGAGTCAGATATCT GGTacatggtgtccaaggatgagATTATGGTAGGTACGGTGAAGATAGCGGCAGTTTGTGATTGCGCTAGGACTACTTCTTCTATCGAGGTTCATAGTTTCATTGGGTTGGCAGGGTATTACAGACGGTTTGTggaggggttctcttctattgtagcTCCTTTGACCATActgactcagaagaatgttCATTTCAAGTGGTTTGACGAGTGTGAGTCAAGCTTTTTGAAGCTCAAGAACTTGTTAACTTCAGCTTTGATTTTTACTCTTCTTGTTGAGGGTTAG